The Gossypium arboreum isolate Shixiya-1 chromosome 2, ASM2569848v2, whole genome shotgun sequence region TAAGGTGAGTAGAAGCGGTCCACAAGTATCTCATTTATTATTTGCAGATGACTACATCTTATTTGGGGAGGCAACAAGGAAGGTAGCTTCGGCAATCAAGGAAATCTTGCGTGAGTACAAAAAAAATTCGGGTCAGTTTGTTAATTTTGACAAATCAACCGTCTTTTTCAGTAAAAACACATCAGAGGAAGACAAACAAGTCGTTGTTAATCAATTAGGAGTTTGTATCTCAAGCGATCCGGAAAGGTACTTAGGTTTGCCGAATATAgttggaaaaaagaaaaaaaaatcttttcaAGTTTTAAAAGATCGAATAAAACAGTGCATCGATAATTGGAGCAACAAATATTTGTCTCAGGGTGGAAAGGAAGTTTTTATAAAAGCTGTTTTGTAGGCTATACTGACATATTCAATGGCTTGTTTTTTATTACCAAAATCTTTATATGATAAACTGGAAGGTATTATTGCTAAGTATTTGTGGCAAAAGGGGAAGGGGAAAAAAGGTATTCACTGTGCTCGTGGAAAAATATTTGTTTTTGAAAAGAGAATGGAGGTTTGGGTTTCCAAATTTTTAGCCAATTCAATATTGCATTATTAGCCAAACAAGGTTGGCGTATTTTTAATTACCTAAATTCTTTACTGGCCAGAGTTCTTAAAGCAAAATATTTTCCGAATTCGAATTTTCTAAGTGCAGAATTGGAAAATTTACCTTCTTTTACCTAGAAGAGCATCTGGGCAGCAAAGGGTCTCCTCCGAAGTGGGTTGTGCTGGAGAATTGGCAGAGGGAATAAAATTTCTATATGGAATGACTGTTAGATCCCAGGGAGTGAAGACTTTGGTTGGCAAACTAGCGAAGAAAATAATGAGTTGCAGTTAGTTTCAGATCTAATTTATAGTAAAAATAAGACATGGAAAGTAGAATTAATCAATAATACCTTCCAAACGGAAGTAGCCCAAAAGATATTGCAGATTCCTCTTGCAGAAGCAGACTACAAAGATTTCCAAGTATGGAAAGGGGAACCTTCCGGAGATTTTTCAGTCTGAAGCGCCTATAAACTATTATAATATGCTAGCTTGGATCCTACTAGCTATTTATTACAGGCCGAAACTAAAGAATTTTATAGGAAACTATGGGACTTACAGCTACCATTAAAACTTAAATTAACCATTTGGAGGATCTCTTGGAATTACATCCCCATATTAGTTAATCTTAGACACAAACGTGTGGTTACAAATGACACATATCCCCGTTGTAACTCCGGAGCAGAGGATAGCTTCCATGTTTTTAAACAGTGTTCGGCAACAAATGAGTTATGGCAAGAGTTAGATCTTTCTTGGGTTACATCGCATACAAGCCACAACATCTAGGAGTGGCTGACCTGGGCTTTTAGAAAAGACACTAATGAACAGTGCGATTTCTTTTATTGCACCTTATGGTTCATTCGAGGCTCAAGAAATCAGTTTATACATAAAAGAAAACACATTACAGTCATAGATATGTCACAAAAAATTAGAAGATATGTTGCAGAACTTGAAGGGGTGCGCGATAAAAAGCTTACCTTTACTACAGTGAAGACTCATCAACCACCAAGGATGACAACGAGCACTACAGTACAGTTTGATGCTGCCTTTGACAGGAGATGGTTTAGATCGGCTTCAGGTTTAGTGGTTTGGGACCAGATGGGTGAGTTTGAAGCCTCAAAGACGATTCTCCATAGTAATATCTCATCCTCGTTAGTAGCAAAAGCTCGGGCAGGATTAGAAGCCATCAAGTTAATATTATCAATGGGTCTAAACTCAGCAACAATAATGGGAGATTAAAAAACAGTCATAAAAAAATGTCAATCGACAGCAGTGGATAAATCAGTACTAGGAGCAATCATCAAAGATATTCAGAATAAAAGATTGTGCCTCCCAGAGGTTACTTTTCAATTCATTCACAGATCTGAGAACCCTCACGCTTACAAAATAGCAATAGAAGTACTAAAAAGAAGGGAGGAAACATACCTGAAGGAGGATGCGCTGAACCATAGTGAGATCACTCTAGAAGGAAGGTGGAGAAGAAATCCAGATTGAATCTGGTGGTGAAGGAGGAAGTGAGAAGACAAATTAGCAGGTAAAGTAAAAAGATTTTTGAGAAGATGAATCTGCTGAAAAGGCATGGTTGATGGCGTGAAAAGAGGGGAAAATTAAATGATGGCTAGGTTGTTGATGTGACTAGGGATAAGGGTAGGtttcttttaattatttcctttatgtttgtCTATTTCAAATTTATTGTAGTTTTCTGTTTTGTTTACTTATAGCAACGGGCTTCTCATTTAGAAATGGGTGCCCgagtccctttttttttttatttgtttttctaaTAAAGACTGAGCCCAATATGTGTTGGGGAGTTTTGGTAGctattttttatttatcaaataataGCCCAgtcattttatttcaaaaaaaattatactttttaAAATGATCCTAATATGATTTATTCCCAAGACAAGAtcataatcaatatatatatgattaataaGTACAGTTATAACCCTAGTATAATTacaatacaaattataaataatatataaccgAATCAATTTAATGTAAAATATATTAGACTAAAACCTAAAATATTATCTAGATTCAAACGAGAATAAATCTTTACAAAATGTAGACATAATAAACTTAAATCCAAAATAATCTAAAGGAAAATTCGTATCTCAATTTTTACCATAGTATAAAAACTTTATTagctttaaaaattaaataattaatttgctGTTACTTAAATAAGTTGATTATATTAGTGTAATGTATTTTAGATGTTGTCCAATTAATTATGAAAGAACAAATGTAATTTAgtgttggaaaaattataatttttgaaaaactTTGAGATATATTCTTGATAGGTAAAGGTGGAGAGTTGAACCATAAAACTATGATTTtatattctactccatgagacctttacaacagtatatcatatgctcaaaatggttgagtgatgaattagaaattgatgctcaaagtaagctacttgtGAATATTTATTGAGGAAAAGGAAAGCTTAGATTCTACATTAGTTAAATACCAAGTGTatgatgtgtatatatgagaaTCTACTTGAAAGGTGATTGAATGACTAAACTTGAAACTCTACTTTGTGCGTAAGAAGGGTGTAGACCTAAACACATCGAGGTTAGGGCATATTCGCACGACGTGGGCGCCGTAAAATGTCCGAACCAATCAAGCTAAAATTAGGCTTTTGAATATTTTAGCCCAACACGAAATTTATTTTTCTCAACAAGTATATACAAAATGCGATTTAAAAGGACATATatcttgattttattttattctagttgctgaaaccatttttttgaaaaagattGTCGACGAAAAAACGAAAATAGAGTCGCTACCAatcctttttaggtgtgatcagatcacctagaaatttggtcattttaataaaatatttcgatTTACTAAAATAACGATTTTAGTCTAGGAAATTCGAAAAaacgggttcgagagtcggttacgtatgaggaagggttagcaccctcgtaacgcccaaaattggtacctaattgattgatTAATGCCCTAATGTCGAAtgttaaaaatttgaaaagaattaaaATACGAACCATTTTTATTaatgtttattttgaaaaatgcttGAATTAAGTTGAAATGAGCATCAATGGCCCTTTCGTCCCGATATAACAAAATGGCACATCCCATAAGTTAGGATGCGACATTTGAACCCTCAAGAACAAGTTtgcctttaatttttttatcgcaactttatattttgaaatttaaaaggatatttagctatttaggttTAACAAGAAAACTAAAATCCCGTAAGTTAGtgtacgatttctcgaatttccgaagcgcgaaatattgccttattttgaagatttttctttttttgaataaTAACGAGTGTGACACTTAACAACAtgcgtttattttgtttgaaataaaATGGAACGATCTACATTGGATAAATACATTACCTTTGAAATGACTAATGAAACAAGAATGAATGACGATATAAAACATGGCATAATAATTTGCGAATAAATATCACAATAATAAATCACAAAGACATGAAAATACGAATAAAGAATTATAAGACACAATGGCAATAATCTCACAACATACACCATTTAAATACTAACATTAATAATCAAAGaccaattaattaaataatatatataacaatttaaaaaattataaagaaaattaaaataaataaaatgtaaaacaaattttaaaatgatgataaatgaatttaaaataaataatgtgaaaaaataaatttaaagaaaattaaaataaaagaaaattaagataaaaagaaattaaataatatatataacaattttaaaaatatataaagaaaattaaaataaataaaatgtaaaacaaattttaaaatgatgataaatgaatttaaaataaataatgtgaaaaataaatttaaagaaaattaaaataaaaagaaattaaataatatatataacaatttaaaaaattataaagaaaattaaaataaataaaatgtaaaacaaattttaaaatgatgataaatgaatttaaaataaataatgtgaaaaagaaatttaatatcaataatatacaaaacaatttaaaaatagattatacgtataaaaaattttaaaatgggaaATATAGGCGaaagtttgaaataaataatatatgagggaaaaatttaaaataaataatatgtaaaataatttaagataaataatatataaatgagtttaaaataaatattatgtaaaaagaaatataaaataagtaatatacaaaacatcttaaaaataaatggtatataaaaatagataatacatataaaaatttgaaattggtaatatatgaaaaaatttaaagtaaataataaaactatttaaaatgaataatacatAAAACAAGTTTAAAGTAAATAATGTATAAAGCAATTTAGAGTATATAGTATATGAAATAATTTAAGATAATATatctaaaacaatttaaaatagtttaatatataaaatttaaaataaataaataaaaatcaaagaGTCCAAATTTACATGTATAAGGGCTTGATtgcaaataaaatgaaattttagggtccaaattcaaataaaataaacgtaagtatataaaaagaattaaattaaaatctaaataaattcaaaggGGGAAATTCAGATTAAAAAAATCAAGCGGAGGACGGATTTGAAAGGTGCTGAAACATGCGAGGGGTTAACTAAGAAAATATCCCAAACCCCATTAAGTGCGCCACTCCAACTTGCGAATAGAGCGACTAAATTGAAtgcgaaataaaataaaaaggtcgaattaaaaaagaaaaaaaataagacGGGACTTAATCGAAGTACGTAGCAAAAGCGGAAGCCCCATTTGCACAAAtatcccaaaataaaaaaaaacacgcAGATCCCTTTGTGGAGCGGGTCGGGTTCGGGTTGCCctcccaaaacgacgccgttttggcatTTGGGGAGGCCAAATGAAACTATgtcgttttagtgttttataaaagcctattttttttttaaatttcattttcaaccattagttttttttttaaaaaaaaaactgaaagaaCTTTGGAATTCTTTCATCCTCTCCCCTTATCTCCTGCCGAAAGGGCCACCGGCCATCTGTCCGCCCGCCTCAGACGGTGGCCGACGTTGCGCAAAATGGGGTTGTTCAGCCCCTTTTCGAATGGATCCCAAGACAAAACCCTCCAAGCCCGtaaaaaccaaaagaaaaaggcccactttcaccccctttttctggTCCGATTCTGACCGCGGAGAGAAACCTCCAATGATTGGACCACGGGGGGACGACGCGGCCGCGGGGTAACTCCGATGAGccctttcctcttttctttttatttttttatggaaaaataacagaaaaaaaaactttaaagcaATATtcgaaataaaaaagaaaaagtcaccttgaaagtttttaattttctGATTGATTTTCGTATTTCTTCTCTTTTGAAtttggagaagaagaagaaaaatacaaGCATGTTGATAAGGCTTTTATAGCAAAATTATAAGacttttgatttatattttttgtttctttgttATTTGTTTTTCTATGTTTGTTCTTTCTGCTTGCGTGTAGATTTTCGTTTTGCAAGTGGTGTCAGAGGCGTGGAGGAGTGGTGGCATGCACGGGGGATCTGCTGACGTGCAGCGACGGCGGTAGGTTAGAAGGCAAATGCGGCTGACTTAGGTagctttaggtttttttttttgttttgtttctgaTTTGGGCTTGTAGTGGGCTAGGGTTTAATTTGGGTTGTGTTATTTGTTGTAATTGGACTCTTAATTTagatattttatttattgttttgggttttaattttgttgtattaacttgggccaaaattggctattACACTCGTCAAATTGATTTAATTGCTCATTTAATACAAAATTTGATCTTTATTTATGGATATTTCCAAAATTCCTCCATATTGAATGCCTATAAAAACCAAAGAATTCTTTAGAATTTTTTGGACACACACTCACTGACACCGAGTTTATTTTGCTTTCCaaaatttttctcttttcctctccATATTTTCCAATGTTTCAGTGATAGAAGTAGGCAATGTTTGTTCGCTGATCACCGTAGAGGTACTACTGCTTTGTTCATCATATTGTTGTATCCTAGGAGATAGTTGACCAACGTTTCTCCAAGTATTGTAGGAGTAGCCGAATCTGTCTTTAGGAAATTGTGTAAAACAAACCTCAACATTTTATAAAACTCGATTCTTTATTCGATTTCTGATTTTTCATaatcttatttatttaatttatttctcgATAtggtattttaaatataaatatttatttatattcatatttGTTCGTTAACACGACATTCAGTCACCACAACATGTGAATGTTCATGTCTAGATACAATAATGTTTTTAATAAAAAGAGATTGGATATTAGTCCTTTAAGAGATTGACCAAATCAACCGAttgatattttattaaaactTTTTTATTCTTATTGCATGTTCTATAAAGCCACATTCTTCGCTTTTAGCTGTGAGTTGCATCAGGTCTATTTATTGTGTGACGTGCTATTTCACATATTGTTTATtagttaataatatttataataaattttaatggaTTTATAGAATATAGATAATTAATTATTAGATTTGTTCGAATAGCTtctataaaatttgaaatttaatcttattAAAAACTTAATTATCTTActcttttaattaaaaaatcttAGTTTAATCATTGTTGTCGTTGAAATCTATTACtgtaatatgtttatttttagTCAATCATATGTCATGTTGCATCAGCCTAATCAATATagcaaattaaatttttttatagaaaatatttacaattttaatgattgtattgaaattttaaataaaaatatatcaactaaaacttaaattttatcaaaatagagGACTACATATTTTAACCAATAGATAATATTCATACCAATTACACTACAAGCATAAGTGATGAAAAATTGAACAAAGCAAAACTAAACCGAAAAGGAGTTATGATCCACTCCATTAGTTTTTCATCTATTAATATTCAATATAATGATCATCGCTATTCAAATGTGTAAGACCCATATAAGACTTAtctattaaaaatgaaaatcaCCATGTGAATAATGATTAAATACGCATAGATATTAATGGATAAAAAAGTAATATAGTAAAGTCAAATCTTTCAAAAAGATGAAGACAAAGCCGATAGATGATGGGAATGGGACCCATATATTGCAATTATAAATTGTACGACTTGAACTTGGACATTCAAGGTTTGAGACCTCAACGTTTGCTAACTATGTTAATGCCTCATTGATTACAATTGACATTATTTTTAGTTCTCTTTTTATTTACTCACTTTTAAATAATAGGTTTATAAGTTTAAAAAAAGcctttaaaatgtaaaaaaaaaaatctattaagCTCCTATATTAAATTTGTACTCAATTAAGCCCCtactattaattaaaataatcaattaagccCTTCCGTCTTTGTCATTAACCACGTTGACCGTTAAAATAAATTGATAGACCAATCGATGGTGACACGTGGTAGCTTCtagtttaatctaatattttctcataaaatattaaaaattagaataaaaattataaaaataaaattattaatattaaaatattttaaaattgaacattgatataaacttataaaatatataaaaataaaaatctaataaattataataaaatattcttacaaatatttaaaattttataaataatgtattaaaatcctataaatatcataaaaataaaaagtattaaaatgatataaacttataaaattgtataaaaattataaaaaattgaattagaCGAGATCAATCTATTGGACAGATTAGACTGAAATCGATAAAGATACTGGTACAGATGAAATCATTAGACTAATTAACCTAGGAATTGGACAGTTGAagtgattttttatttatttaatgaaaCCGAATAGCCAATTGAGCTAACAAATTAATAGTTTAATCGATTTGACTACTAGTTTGATTTTGAaaactttaattaaaatattacattttGATATATgctaatagttaaataatgagaTTTTGAtgcaataataatattaaaaaaatcattaaagtACCGATCACCGACTTTAACATATGGGTGTTGTTGACATTTGACATGTGGCCTAATTTGGGGGGAAAAATGTGAATAATTTTTGTTTGATGTTTCAAATAATGAGTTTATATTACTTACCACCTCCCGATGTTGAGTTCTCTTCCAAATTGACAGCGATTGATGCGGCCAATTCAGACAGAACGACACAGTTTAATATCTGTGTGTTTTTCACGCGCTTTTAAGAGAGTGAGTAAAAACAGAAAGAGTGAGATTGGCAGAGAGATTATGAGTTTAATTTGTCTAATATATTTTTTGTTATCTAACTATAGTATAAATTCTAAATTGGtcctcaaattttaaaatattctgaTTGAATCCTTAAACTACAATAACATATTAATTATGTCTATGTCAACCTAGAAGTTAgcttaaatgttatatttaaaataatagatCAATTTATAAAAAGACATATTTACAGTTGAATTCatgtattttaaatatttgtCTCATTAGATCTCAATTGACATTTATCGTCTAAATCGACTGAAGAATTTGGTTGATATAATATTAGTACTTTGAACTGATTGAGTATTAGTTCAGTTGAcatcaatattattattagtgtAAGAGGATATGGGTTCGAGTATACTAAAGTGCATTTATTCTCTTATTTAAAGGTTGGAAACGATTATGAGTAATTTAGGCattgtataaaaaatattaatattttgatatttatttaCAACTGGATCCATGTATTTTAAATATTCTTCACATTAGATCTAAACTAACGTTTAATGTTTAAATTAAcgactaaattgacaaaaatccttttttttggggggggtgtTGAGATAAAAAGCTTTGATTCATACAATATTGATACTTTAACATAGGGGTAAAGAAAGAGAGGCATGCAAAGCCCTAGCCactctaaaataaaaatttattgatttagtcatctaaaatttataaaatcttaAGTTATATTTTACCTCCTCCCAAAATGCTAACATttcgatttagtctttttgaaAACCATAAAGAAAGAAGCTAATATTaggataaatttatattttagctcttataaaaatatataacttaatctcagcttttaaaaaaaattttagctttgtccttgctttgataTGTAATTACCATTGGGTTCACgtgttttaaatattattcacATCAAATTTGAACTAGTATTTGAAATCTAAATTGACAATTAAGTTAACAGAAGGAGTAATTTAAAATCTAATCAATCTTTTAAGGACTTTTGATTAATTAATCATTTTTAGCTAAAGAATTTTTACACAATTACCCATGATGGACTCTCGATCGATCTAAAGTTAAAGTTTTAATCTTTAACTTATATAttcaactaaattaataattttaataaatacaaACTTTAAATGTAAACAAATTATATAGACATTTAATAAAATGTAGACACTTTTTAAGAAGGACTCCATATGAACATATATGTGGTGTTGAAAAAAAGGCACTGTTTCCACATTTCCAGATCCAAGTTCATTCTGCCACCGACACACAAAGTTTCCTAATCTCGAAGTcaagtttttttctttcttctttaaaatTTTCCTGGAAACTTAACCATTCTCGGGATTTCCCAAGAAAAGTTAAAATCTCTCCTTCGTTAGTTTTAGTTTCCTTTTGGGGGATCATTTGGATTCTTGGTAAGTCTATCAATGCTTTCTGAATTTAATTTTCAAGTATTAAAAATGGGTTTGCTTTAAAAATGCAAGCTGTTGATCTGTTTCAGATTATAATCCACTTTTCGATCCTGCATTTTATTCCTTTTCCACTACCATtaccgcaaaaaaaaaaaaaaagttgctgTTTTTTTTGCTTTTCTGTTTTTGTGCTTTATTAATAGTGATCTTTATATTTTTGTTAGTTTAAGGTCTAATATTTActtcttctttttcattttttatggaATTTTCTCTTTGGATTGGATTAGTGTAATTGTTGTTATTATTAGTATGCTGGGAAG contains the following coding sequences:
- the LOC128289430 gene encoding uncharacterized protein LOC128289430, producing MPFQQIHLLKNLFTLPANLSSHFLLHHQIQSGFLLHLPSRVISLWFSASSFRPIDNINLMASNPARAFATNEDEILLWRIVFEASNSPIWSQTTKPEADLNHLLSKAASNCTVVLVVILGG